In Acinetobacter piscicola, a single window of DNA contains:
- a CDS encoding toxin-antitoxin system YwqK family antitoxin: MSQLKPFFSVSLVSIILIGCANSAHMAQQKPLEINTLKMEQPLEHKQKDQPIIAYFSPKAAEASDFENTTHLDTVGAGYSTTPVENGYYRKLLDRDQYGRYLVQDFFQNSHKKQTDPYWIKEVSALKSFDGISSDGLMVAYYENGNIHIKHHYKDFKKVGKNEYYYENGQLAFAEEIVSDELILQKIWYDNGKLAADLKINPADNNCIFDSKVWDEKGHLVTDSEKIDTILAKLNSYF, encoded by the coding sequence ATGTCTCAGCTAAAACCATTTTTCAGTGTGAGCTTGGTCAGTATCATACTGATCGGATGTGCCAACTCAGCCCATATGGCACAACAAAAACCACTTGAAATCAATACTCTTAAAATGGAACAGCCGCTCGAACACAAACAAAAAGATCAACCGATTATTGCCTATTTTTCACCCAAAGCTGCCGAAGCATCAGATTTTGAAAATACCACTCACTTAGATACAGTGGGTGCGGGCTACTCTACCACTCCTGTAGAAAATGGTTACTATCGTAAACTGTTAGATCGTGATCAATATGGACGTTACTTGGTGCAAGACTTTTTCCAAAACAGCCATAAAAAACAAACCGATCCTTATTGGATCAAAGAAGTCTCAGCATTAAAAAGTTTTGATGGTATATCTTCTGATGGACTCATGGTGGCTTATTATGAAAATGGCAATATACATATCAAACATCATTATAAAGACTTTAAAAAAGTCGGAAAAAATGAGTATTACTATGAAAATGGGCAACTTGCTTTTGCAGAAGAGATTGTCAGTGATGAATTGATTTTACAAAAAATCTGGTATGACAATGGCAAACTCGCTGCCGATCTAAAAATAAATCCAGCGGATAACAACTGTATTTTTGACAGCAAGGTTTGGGATGAAAAGGGACACTTGGTAACAGACAGTGAAAAAATTGACACGATTTTGGCAAAATTAAATTCGTATTTTTAA
- a CDS encoding type III pantothenate kinase, with translation MNTHDKKLWLDIGNTRLKYWVTEADQIVEHAAELHLQSPADLLLGLIQHFKNLAITRVGISSVQDKKNNQRIEKILKLLEVPIHFAKVHYDYAGLKCGYDDPKQLGIDRWLQVLAVANQDEDLCVISCGTALTIDLTQGKQHLGGYIVPNLYLQRDSLIQNTKGIKIPDAAFNELSPGRNTIDAVHHGIFLGLLSTIQHVLQQSPRKLILTGGDAPLFAQFLAKYSPHVEADLLLKGLQIYIEYQAK, from the coding sequence ATGAATACTCACGATAAAAAACTTTGGTTAGACATTGGCAATACACGTTTAAAGTATTGGGTCACAGAAGCAGATCAAATCGTTGAACATGCTGCTGAGTTACATCTACAATCTCCTGCTGACTTACTTTTAGGTCTCATTCAACACTTTAAAAATTTAGCCATTACTCGGGTTGGAATCTCTTCTGTTCAAGATAAAAAAAATAATCAACGCATTGAAAAAATTTTAAAGCTTCTTGAGGTCCCTATCCATTTTGCCAAAGTTCATTATGACTATGCTGGGCTCAAATGTGGTTATGATGACCCCAAACAACTTGGAATAGACCGTTGGCTCCAAGTACTCGCTGTGGCAAATCAAGATGAAGATTTATGTGTGATTAGTTGTGGTACTGCTTTAACCATTGACCTCACACAAGGTAAACAACACTTAGGCGGCTATATTGTTCCAAATTTATATTTACAACGCGACTCACTGATTCAAAATACCAAAGGTATTAAAATTCCAGATGCTGCGTTTAATGAACTCTCTCCTGGACGCAATACCATTGATGCTGTACATCACGGGATTTTCTTAGGTCTACTCAGTACTATTCAGCACGTGCTACAACAATCCCCACGCAAATTGATTTTAACAGGTGGTGATGCCCCCTTATTTGCTCAATTTTTAGCAAAATATTCACCTCATGTTGAAGCTGATTTACTGCTCAAAGGTTTACAAATTTATATTGAGTATCAAGCAAAATAA
- a CDS encoding biotin--[acetyl-CoA-carboxylase] ligase — protein MDLETRHLRELLSNAQQLPEILLLKHSTTSTNDDVRDIALKGIKTVLVCSEIQTQGRGQHQREWVSPIGNIYLSTLLQTQTTIDGRLALEIALNILQMPSLKNLPHLQIKWPNDLYSSQGKWGGILVEPISPNEAIVGVGINLLPLPQAQLDQQATSIVQLGVEFPNRIQMISELYLAIHQAGQWFDHGCYNLAARFNHYAAFMDKNVYFEQIKGNIEGTFKGISDDGSVHLQTAQGLINVYQGRLRLANQGEL, from the coding sequence ATGGACTTAGAAACACGTCATCTACGCGAACTGCTGAGCAACGCACAGCAACTCCCTGAAATTTTGCTGTTAAAACATAGTACTACATCAACCAATGATGATGTACGCGACATCGCATTAAAAGGAATTAAAACGGTATTGGTGTGTAGTGAAATACAGACTCAAGGTCGAGGACAGCATCAACGCGAGTGGGTTTCTCCGATTGGGAATATTTATTTAAGCACATTGCTACAAACGCAAACAACAATAGATGGTCGTTTAGCTTTAGAAATTGCGTTAAATATCTTACAAATGCCAAGTCTTAAAAATTTGCCGCATTTGCAAATCAAATGGCCAAATGATTTATATAGCTCACAAGGGAAATGGGGCGGGATCTTAGTTGAACCCATTTCACCCAATGAAGCCATTGTCGGTGTAGGGATTAACTTACTGCCTTTACCACAAGCGCAACTTGACCAACAAGCCACATCTATTGTGCAGTTGGGCGTAGAATTTCCAAATCGTATTCAAATGATCAGTGAACTTTATCTTGCTATTCATCAAGCAGGACAATGGTTTGACCATGGCTGCTACAACCTTGCTGCTCGCTTCAATCACTATGCTGCATTTATGGATAAGAATGTATATTTTGAACAAATTAAAGGCAATATCGAAGGTACTTTTAAAGGTATCAGTGATGATGGATCTGTTCATTTACAAACAGCACAAGGTTTAATCAATGTCTACCAAGGACGTTTACGTCTCGCAAATCAAGGTGAACTATGA
- a CDS encoding sulfite exporter TauE/SafE family protein, with translation MELIIYLGIGAIAGFAAGLFGVGGGLIIVPILYIVFTQMGYDPAVIMHLALGTSLATIMVTSISSLMAHHKNGAVLWNVVKNLAPGLVLGSFLGAGVAGLLSGANLQLIIGLFAIWVAYKMFKGANVKVDETKQLPSSTMQLLAGGGIGVASAIFGIGGGSLTVPYLNKNGVVMQKAVGTSAACGLPIAIAGALGFMFFGAKAQINVPNTIGFVHIYAFIGISIMSFITAKFGAKVAHALSPAMLKKCFAGLLTVIGCYFIFKGVMPFF, from the coding sequence ATGGAGTTAATCATATATTTAGGGATTGGCGCAATCGCTGGTTTTGCTGCAGGGCTATTTGGTGTGGGCGGTGGTTTAATTATTGTTCCTATTCTTTATATTGTTTTTACCCAAATGGGCTATGACCCTGCGGTGATTATGCACCTTGCTTTGGGGACATCATTGGCAACGATTATGGTGACTTCGATCAGTTCATTGATGGCGCATCATAAAAATGGTGCGGTACTTTGGAATGTTGTGAAAAATCTTGCACCTGGCTTAGTTTTAGGCTCATTTTTAGGGGCAGGCGTTGCAGGCTTACTATCGGGTGCAAATTTACAACTGATTATTGGGCTATTTGCCATTTGGGTGGCTTATAAAATGTTTAAAGGGGCAAATGTCAAAGTAGATGAAACCAAGCAATTACCTTCAAGCACCATGCAGCTTTTGGCAGGCGGTGGTATTGGTGTTGCTTCTGCAATTTTTGGTATTGGTGGGGGAAGTTTGACTGTACCGTATCTCAATAAAAATGGTGTGGTCATGCAAAAAGCTGTCGGGACTTCAGCAGCATGTGGTTTACCCATTGCAATTGCTGGTGCACTCGGTTTTATGTTCTTTGGAGCTAAAGCGCAAATCAATGTGCCGAATACCATTGGTTTTGTGCATATTTATGCTTTTATTGGCATTAGTATCATGAGTTTTATTACGGCAAAATTTGGTGCGAAAGTTGCACATGCGCTTTCACCAGCAATGTTGAAAAAGTGTTTTGCGGGATTGCTCACGGTGATTGGTTGTTACTTTATCTTTAAAGGTGTAATGCCATTTTTTTAA
- a CDS encoding GntR family transcriptional regulator produces the protein MQLEEVDSLSEQIAKHISEQIISGELVEGERIQELRIAKELDVSRGSVREALLLLERTHLIEIYPRRGAIVSEMSAQQVRALFDTSALLLGQIVSRMSETWRNHEAEAMQKMLTHLIEQVKQGNTEKFYDGIFQFLSEQQDMVGNPYLMKFYKELLPSLRRSYFLTLNTSRRELQEALELIKLVIDAILIRKSQQATLFMEDFCRHLRNLVLESLARMKQIELAWARRSRR, from the coding sequence ATGCAATTGGAAGAAGTGGATAGCCTTTCAGAGCAAATTGCCAAGCACATCAGTGAGCAAATTATCAGTGGTGAATTGGTTGAAGGTGAGCGTATACAGGAGCTACGGATCGCCAAAGAACTCGATGTCAGTCGAGGTTCTGTACGTGAAGCACTTTTGTTGCTTGAAAGAACACATCTCATCGAAATCTATCCACGTCGTGGCGCGATTGTGTCTGAAATGTCAGCGCAACAAGTTCGTGCATTATTTGACACCAGTGCCTTATTGCTTGGGCAAATCGTTTCTCGTATGAGTGAAACATGGCGTAACCATGAAGCCGAAGCAATGCAAAAAATGCTGACTCACCTGATTGAGCAGGTGAAACAAGGCAATACTGAAAAATTCTACGATGGCATATTCCAATTTCTTTCAGAACAGCAAGATATGGTTGGAAATCCTTATTTGATGAAGTTTTATAAAGAATTACTTCCATCTTTACGTCGAAGTTATTTTTTAACCTTAAATACTTCAAGACGCGAGCTACAAGAGGCTTTAGAACTCATAAAACTCGTGATTGATGCAATTTTAATCCGAAAATCACAACAAGCTACTTTATTTATGGAAGATTTTTGTCGACACTTGCGTAATCTCGTGTTGGAATCGCTGGCACGTATGAAACAAATTGAACTCGCATGGGCGAGGCGATCGCGTCGCTAA